A genomic region of Pseudomonas frederiksbergensis contains the following coding sequences:
- a CDS encoding site-specific integrase: protein MARKPVGLPAGVEFAGQSVRIRFTWKFRRCETLAYPQTPKGIKAAADLRATVTSLIKHGVMDDQRYAELFPNSTYSTYSPTPLFGEYAQTWLDGREVVDGTRKNYRISLNLYWMPVLAPIPVDQITSALLRKIVSETPWKSSTVKRSAIQRLTTLFETAVKDELITRNPANSIELPVKAKKAVDPFTVAEADSIVGHLYKVLTGSMRIYAAYFEFAFYTGMRPGEIAALRWDEVDQEGRVANVCRIVADYKIEERTKTRETRRVMLNSRALNAIEVAAEVGKLRASQSRRHHKKSPYVFPPTKNFEFIQQASVTDKHFKAALTDLKIRARRQYNCRHTYATMCLMAGMNLGFIANQLGHSVQMLLSTYARWINSSEDWSELGKLEQSLNGTKLVQTETVPL from the coding sequence ATGGCTAGAAAGCCTGTGGGACTGCCCGCCGGAGTTGAATTTGCGGGCCAGTCAGTCCGGATTCGCTTTACCTGGAAGTTCAGGCGCTGCGAGACCCTCGCCTATCCCCAAACGCCAAAGGGCATCAAAGCGGCCGCTGATCTACGCGCTACAGTAACCAGCCTGATAAAGCACGGCGTGATGGATGACCAGCGTTACGCCGAGCTGTTCCCGAATTCGACCTACTCGACTTACTCGCCCACCCCCCTGTTTGGGGAGTACGCACAAACCTGGCTGGATGGTCGGGAGGTAGTCGACGGAACCCGCAAAAACTACCGGATATCCCTCAACCTTTATTGGATGCCGGTATTGGCGCCGATTCCCGTTGATCAGATCACGTCGGCCTTGCTGCGCAAGATCGTCAGCGAGACGCCATGGAAGTCATCGACGGTCAAGCGGTCGGCGATTCAGCGCCTCACCACGCTATTTGAAACGGCGGTAAAGGACGAACTAATCACCCGCAACCCGGCCAACTCGATTGAGCTACCAGTGAAAGCGAAGAAAGCCGTGGACCCCTTTACTGTTGCAGAGGCTGATTCGATTGTTGGGCACCTATATAAGGTGCTGACCGGTTCAATGCGGATTTACGCGGCCTATTTTGAGTTCGCGTTCTATACCGGAATGCGGCCAGGGGAGATAGCGGCGCTGCGCTGGGATGAGGTGGATCAGGAGGGGCGAGTCGCCAACGTGTGCAGGATTGTGGCTGATTACAAGATCGAGGAGCGCACGAAAACACGCGAGACGCGGCGAGTCATGCTGAACAGCAGGGCGTTGAATGCCATTGAGGTGGCCGCCGAAGTGGGGAAATTACGGGCATCGCAAAGTCGTAGGCACCACAAGAAGTCGCCCTACGTGTTCCCGCCGACCAAGAACTTTGAGTTCATCCAGCAGGCCAGCGTCACGGACAAACACTTCAAGGCGGCCCTGACTGATTTGAAGATCCGTGCCCGACGGCAATACAACTGCCGGCACACCTACGCTACTATGTGCCTAATGGCAGGCATGAACCTCGGGTTCATCGCGAATCAGCTCGGCCATAGTGTGCAAATGCTACTGTCGACCTATGCCCGGTGGATCAACTCCAGCGAAGACTGGAGCGAACTCGGGAAGCTGGAACAAAGCCTGAATGGTACAAAATTGGTACAGACTGAAACCGTACCCCTCTAG
- a CDS encoding DNA cytosine methyltransferase, whose amino-acid sequence MSAFQSQAPKQITYGSVCSGIEAATMAWHPLGMRATWFAEIEPFPSAVLANHYPNTPNLGDMTRLGAQVLAGKISAPDVLVGGTPCQAFSVAGMRQGMLDPRGALTIKYVELADATDYVRASRGEPASVVVWENVPGVLSDKGNAFGCFLGALAGEDCELQPSGKKWTDAGCVYGPKRTIAWRVLDAQYFGLAQRRRRVFVVASARDGFDPTEVLFEREGVRRDTAPRRGEGQDVTGTAPFGPALQCGCGYVFGEELGAYGCMNCEGDEGPAVTMFGGIPAFGAGKASGSVERSGTLTHHGGRQDFESETFFVAPTLAGGGRKSGGYSLDDIPITAPALRAQAQCSHRADSEAFIVAGTLNANGKAAGSATQQDAESGLLVVHGTQDPGVSSSTAFALGRNNGQENAVLAFSCKDHGADAGAISPTLRAMNHSGSHANAGGQVAVCITGDITHTLKADGSEDGTGRGQPIVAAFAENSRAELRYEDGDGGITGSLSGGGGKAGQGMPSAQVGASVRRLIPRECERLQGMPDDYTLIPWRGKPAEDCPDGPRYKAIGNSKAITVVRWLGIRILRQIEA is encoded by the coding sequence ATGTCCGCTTTCCAGAGCCAGGCACCGAAACAGATTACCTATGGCTCGGTCTGCTCGGGCATCGAAGCCGCGACCATGGCCTGGCATCCACTCGGCATGCGCGCCACTTGGTTCGCCGAGATTGAGCCCTTCCCCAGTGCGGTGCTGGCCAACCACTACCCCAACACGCCGAACCTCGGCGACATGACCCGGCTCGGCGCCCAGGTGCTGGCCGGCAAGATTTCAGCGCCTGACGTGCTGGTAGGTGGAACACCGTGCCAGGCCTTCAGCGTCGCCGGCATGCGCCAGGGGATGCTCGATCCCCGAGGCGCCCTCACCATCAAATACGTGGAGCTTGCAGATGCAACTGACTATGTTCGCGCCAGCCGAGGTGAGCCCGCCTCCGTTGTCGTTTGGGAAAACGTCCCCGGCGTCCTCAGTGACAAAGGGAACGCCTTCGGATGCTTTCTTGGCGCGCTTGCTGGGGAAGACTGCGAATTGCAGCCTTCAGGGAAGAAATGGACAGACGCTGGTTGTGTGTATGGACCCAAAAGAACAATCGCGTGGCGGGTCCTGGACGCCCAATATTTCGGCTTGGCCCAACGACGCCGTCGTGTGTTCGTTGTCGCAAGTGCTCGAGACGGATTCGATCCCACCGAGGTACTTTTTGAGCGAGAAGGCGTGCGCCGGGATACTGCGCCGCGCCGAGGCGAGGGGCAAGACGTTACCGGAACAGCTCCTTTCGGCCCTGCGCTCCAGTGCGGATGCGGGTACGTCTTCGGCGAAGAACTCGGAGCGTACGGCTGCATGAACTGCGAGGGCGACGAAGGCCCGGCGGTGACGATGTTCGGCGGCATCCCGGCCTTCGGCGCCGGCAAAGCTTCTGGCTCGGTCGAGCGATCAGGCACCCTCACCCATCATGGTGGCCGGCAGGACTTTGAAAGCGAGACGTTCTTTGTCGCGCCGACACTCGCTGGCGGTGGTCGCAAGTCTGGAGGGTACTCGCTCGACGACATCCCTATTACCGCGCCGGCACTTCGGGCGCAGGCTCAGTGCAGCCATCGTGCCGACTCTGAGGCCTTCATCGTGGCCGGCACGCTCAACGCAAACGGCAAGGCGGCCGGCAGCGCCACTCAGCAGGACGCGGAATCAGGCTTGCTCGTTGTGCATGGCACGCAAGACCCTGGCGTCAGTAGCTCCACCGCATTCGCGCTTGGGCGAAACAACGGTCAGGAAAATGCGGTTCTCGCCTTCAGTTGCAAGGATCACGGCGCAGATGCCGGGGCAATATCACCAACTCTACGAGCCATGAACCACTCTGGCAGCCATGCCAACGCCGGCGGCCAAGTTGCGGTGTGCATCACCGGCGATATCACCCACACACTGAAAGCCGACGGCAGCGAGGACGGCACGGGTCGCGGACAGCCTATTGTCGCGGCATTTGCCGAGAACTCCCGAGCCGAATTGCGTTACGAGGATGGAGACGGCGGCATTACCGGTTCGCTCAGCGGAGGCGGTGGAAAGGCTGGCCAAGGCATGCCCTCGGCTCAGGTCGGAGCTTCTGTCCGCCGCCTAATCCCCCGCGAGTGCGAACGCCTCCAAGGGATGCCCGACGACTACACGCTGATCCCTTGGCGCGGCAAGCCTGCCGAGGACTGTCCTGACGGCCCGCGCTACAAGGCGATAGGAAATTCCAAAGCCATAACCGTGGTCCGCTGGCTCGGGATTCGGATCTTGCGACAGATTGAAGCCTGA
- the yejK gene encoding nucleoid-associated protein YejK: protein MPVLHSIIHKIDKKPDGSPAVLHYSGAELVESQARDELINQFNESYNAKAGKAWGFFHAESGAFPFSGWLSKYLAGNDGFVSFSDNAVEHLTKLMEESNLSVGGNALFCHYRQGMTDYLIIGLMQETEAVVMTDVLTLRPVRRLDLDHIHLAARINLSEWKSNPASRQYISFIKGKNGRKASDYFRDFIGCQEGVDGPGETRTLLKAFSDFVEREDLGEESAREKTHALVSYSMAQSKIGEPITLDELSELIDEDQPKAFADFIRNKDYGLSPTIPADKKTLNKFRRFTGRAEGLSISFEQHLLGSKIEFDADGGTLMLRGLPTQLTDQLKRAAA from the coding sequence ATGCCTGTTCTCCACAGCATCATCCATAAGATCGACAAGAAGCCCGACGGCAGCCCAGCTGTCCTGCACTACAGCGGTGCCGAATTGGTCGAGAGCCAAGCCCGCGACGAGCTGATCAACCAGTTCAACGAAAGCTACAACGCCAAGGCCGGCAAGGCCTGGGGGTTCTTTCATGCCGAATCTGGCGCCTTTCCCTTCAGTGGATGGCTCAGCAAATACCTGGCCGGCAACGATGGCTTCGTTTCCTTCAGCGACAACGCCGTCGAGCATCTGACGAAGCTGATGGAAGAGTCGAACCTTTCGGTCGGCGGCAATGCCCTGTTCTGCCACTACCGGCAAGGCATGACCGACTACTTGATCATTGGCCTGATGCAGGAAACCGAAGCGGTTGTGATGACCGACGTACTGACGCTGCGGCCAGTTCGACGCCTGGATCTGGATCACATCCATCTGGCCGCCCGAATCAACCTCAGCGAGTGGAAGAGTAACCCGGCGTCACGGCAGTACATATCGTTCATTAAGGGCAAGAATGGCCGCAAAGCGAGCGATTACTTCCGAGACTTCATCGGCTGCCAAGAAGGCGTAGACGGCCCGGGCGAAACTCGAACCCTGCTCAAGGCGTTCAGCGACTTCGTGGAAAGAGAAGACCTGGGGGAAGAGTCGGCCCGCGAGAAGACTCACGCGTTGGTCAGCTACTCCATGGCCCAGTCCAAGATCGGCGAGCCCATCACCCTGGATGAGCTGTCGGAACTGATTGACGAAGATCAGCCGAAGGCGTTCGCCGACTTCATCCGCAACAAAGACTACGGCCTGTCACCCACCATCCCCGCCGACAAGAAGACCCTGAACAAATTCAGGCGCTTCACCGGTCGCGCCGAGGGCCTGTCGATCAGCTTCGAGCAGCACCTGCTCGGCTCCAAGATCGAGTTCGATGCAGACGGCGGCACGCTGATGTTGCGTGGTCTGCCAACCCAACTCACCGATCAGCTCAAGCGCGCTGCCGCCTGA
- a CDS encoding lambda exonuclease family protein codes for MRTELQGTEKWHADRSGRVTASRFKDVIAWGKPDKNGKREPMGARTSYMRELCFERLAKKSKHNVSSASMKWGHTEEQKAQDAYEMLTGNIVIPSEFIVHPKYDWLGCSPDGLINDDGGTESKCPFNEAIHVKTWLEGMPEEHMPQVQGCMFVTGRKWWDFLSFDSRQDEECQLYIETIHRDEDYIANLHKELVQFNLELNRMVDEVADKARAQAYRLGA; via the coding sequence GTGAGAACAGAACTTCAGGGCACTGAAAAGTGGCATGCAGACCGATCTGGCCGAGTCACAGCCAGCCGGTTTAAAGATGTGATCGCCTGGGGGAAGCCTGACAAAAATGGGAAGCGCGAGCCTATGGGGGCGCGCACCTCATACATGCGCGAACTGTGCTTCGAGCGACTGGCAAAGAAGTCCAAGCACAACGTCAGCAGTGCTTCCATGAAGTGGGGTCACACCGAAGAACAGAAGGCTCAGGACGCCTACGAGATGTTGACCGGCAACATCGTCATACCGTCAGAGTTCATCGTCCACCCGAAGTACGACTGGCTCGGCTGCTCGCCAGACGGCCTGATCAACGATGACGGGGGAACCGAATCGAAATGCCCTTTCAACGAGGCAATACACGTCAAGACGTGGCTCGAAGGCATGCCTGAGGAACACATGCCGCAGGTTCAGGGCTGCATGTTCGTTACGGGGCGGAAATGGTGGGACTTTCTGTCGTTCGATTCTCGCCAAGATGAAGAGTGTCAGCTCTACATCGAGACGATTCACCGCGACGAAGACTACATCGCCAACCTGCACAAAGAGCTGGTCCAGTTCAACCTGGAACTGAATCGCATGGTTGATGAAGTCGCAGACAAAGCTCGCGCGCAAGCCTATCGGTTAGGTGCGTGA
- a CDS encoding RecT family recombinase, with translation MSDSDTQAQTGLATYHDPSHNAAALILDPGTMKSMSDLALMMSKGVTTVPKHLKGNQADCMAVVLQAMQWQMNPFAVAQKTFIVNGGALSYEAQLVNAVITAKAPVKGRLNFEWFGTWENVIGKMREVTSKTKKDEDTGEFKKYRVPAWSFDDEKGLGIKVWATFKGEDEPRILELLLTQVRTRNSTLWAEDPKQQIAYLVTKKWARLFCPDVILGVYTPDEFEDSYGGEIDITPAKQASNTAAATGVSFGPKSPSPEIDGVFADLLVVAKRQDIEAYATAWAGLKPKQRAAIGLECHEALKNMAATVDADFTDMARANDDLNQAEEAA, from the coding sequence ATGTCCGATTCAGACACTCAAGCACAAACCGGCCTCGCCACATACCACGATCCATCGCACAACGCTGCAGCGCTCATACTTGATCCAGGCACCATGAAGTCGATGAGCGACCTCGCGCTGATGATGTCGAAGGGCGTGACAACAGTCCCCAAGCATCTGAAGGGTAATCAAGCTGACTGCATGGCGGTAGTTCTACAAGCAATGCAGTGGCAGATGAACCCATTCGCTGTTGCGCAGAAGACATTCATCGTCAACGGCGGTGCATTGAGCTATGAGGCGCAGCTCGTCAACGCAGTGATCACCGCCAAGGCACCAGTCAAAGGCCGCTTGAATTTCGAGTGGTTCGGCACCTGGGAAAACGTCATCGGGAAGATGCGCGAAGTCACCAGCAAGACCAAGAAGGACGAGGATACTGGCGAGTTCAAAAAGTACCGGGTTCCGGCCTGGAGCTTTGACGACGAGAAAGGTCTCGGGATCAAAGTCTGGGCAACCTTCAAAGGCGAAGACGAGCCACGCATTCTGGAACTTCTGCTCACCCAGGTCCGCACGCGGAACTCTACGCTTTGGGCGGAAGACCCCAAGCAGCAGATTGCTTACCTGGTGACAAAAAAATGGGCGCGACTCTTTTGCCCTGACGTCATCCTCGGCGTCTATACACCCGATGAATTCGAAGACTCATACGGCGGCGAAATCGATATCACTCCTGCGAAGCAGGCTTCAAACACCGCTGCTGCTACTGGTGTGTCGTTCGGCCCGAAATCCCCGTCGCCGGAAATCGACGGGGTATTCGCAGACCTTTTGGTCGTCGCAAAGCGTCAGGACATCGAAGCCTATGCGACAGCCTGGGCAGGTCTCAAGCCTAAGCAGCGCGCTGCAATCGGCCTGGAATGCCATGAAGCGCTCAAGAACATGGCGGCGACCGTTGATGCCGACTTTACCGATATGGCCCGCGCCAACGACGACCTGAATCAGGCCGAGGAAGCGGCATAG